In Hyalangium minutum, a single window of DNA contains:
- a CDS encoding RtcB family protein, which translates to MNRSYEVLSDEGKNPIKAWTVGVPFEDEAKQQVKNLAGLPFIHKWIAVMPDVHRGYGATVGSVVPTVGAIIPAAVGVDIGCGMIAVRTTLRAEQLPDNLAPVRAVIERVVPHGRTDNGGRNDRGAWQDAPATHREAWARLKPGYDAILEKHPRLGRGPDLGHLGTLGTGNHFIELCLDESQNVWVMLHSGSRGVGNRIGSHFIELAKEDMRRFFIHLPDADLAYLPEGTEHFEDYVQAVEWAQEYAATNRQLMLDSVVAALRASQLLPAFGLKDAAVNCHHNYVAREHHYGKNCFVTRKGAVRAREGDLGIIPGSMGARSYIVRGKGNAEAFHSCSHGAGRVMSRGAAKKRFTLEDHAKATAGIECRKDVDVIDETPAAYKPIDAVMAAQADLVEVVHTLRQVVCVKG; encoded by the coding sequence ATGAATCGCAGCTACGAGGTGTTGTCGGACGAGGGGAAGAACCCCATCAAGGCGTGGACGGTCGGCGTCCCCTTCGAGGACGAGGCGAAGCAGCAGGTGAAGAACCTCGCGGGCCTGCCCTTCATCCACAAGTGGATCGCCGTGATGCCGGACGTGCACCGCGGGTACGGTGCGACGGTGGGCTCCGTGGTGCCGACGGTGGGCGCCATCATCCCGGCGGCGGTGGGTGTGGATATCGGCTGCGGGATGATCGCGGTGCGCACGACGCTGCGCGCCGAGCAGCTGCCCGACAACCTGGCCCCGGTGCGCGCGGTGATTGAGCGCGTGGTGCCGCACGGCCGCACGGACAACGGGGGCCGCAATGATCGCGGGGCCTGGCAGGACGCTCCGGCGACGCACCGCGAGGCGTGGGCGCGCTTGAAGCCCGGCTACGACGCCATCCTGGAGAAGCACCCGCGGCTGGGCCGTGGGCCGGACCTGGGGCACCTCGGGACGCTCGGGACGGGGAACCACTTCATCGAGCTGTGCCTGGATGAGTCGCAGAACGTCTGGGTGATGCTGCACAGCGGCTCGCGCGGGGTGGGTAACCGGATCGGGAGCCACTTCATCGAGCTGGCGAAGGAGGACATGCGCCGCTTCTTCATCCACCTGCCGGACGCGGACCTGGCGTACCTGCCGGAGGGGACGGAGCACTTCGAGGACTACGTGCAGGCGGTGGAGTGGGCGCAGGAGTACGCGGCGACGAACCGCCAGTTGATGTTGGACTCGGTGGTGGCGGCGCTGCGGGCCTCGCAGCTGTTGCCGGCGTTCGGGCTGAAGGACGCGGCGGTGAACTGCCACCACAACTACGTGGCGCGTGAGCACCACTACGGGAAGAACTGCTTCGTGACGCGCAAGGGCGCGGTGCGGGCGCGCGAGGGGGACCTCGGCATCATCCCCGGCAGCATGGGGGCGCGTTCGTACATCGTCCGCGGGAAGGGGAACGCGGAGGCGTTCCACTCGTGCAGCCACGGGGCGGGCCGGGTGATGTCGCGCGGGGCGGCGAAGAAGCGCTTCACGCTCGAGGACCACGCGAAGGCGACGGCGGGGATCGAGTGCCGCAAGGACGTGGACGTGATCGACGAGACGCCGGCTGCGTACAAGCCCATCGATGCGGTGATGGCGGCGCAGGCGGACCTGGTGGAGGTGGTCCACACGCTGCGGCAGGTGGTGTGTGTGAAGGGCTAG
- the rtcR gene encoding RNA repair transcriptional activator RtcR — translation MAKTQARRTVVIGMLGTTIDQGQGPRRWERWRPTVAMCQQEDLLVDRLELLYPPSAGVLAATVTEDIQQVSPETEVRGAVVDIRDPWDLEQVYGALLDYARKYPFQPEQEDYFVHITTGTHIAQICMFLLVESRHIPGRLVQTSPPSGRDKGLGGAGGHTLIDLDLSKYDKLAARFQQEQREALSFLKAGIDTRNPAFNRLIERIEQVAMSSRAPLLITGPTGAGKSQLVRRIYALKKARRQVSGPFVDLNCATLRGDGAMSALFGHVKGSFTGAVSDRPGLLRQANGGVLFLDEIGELGADEQAMLLRALEDKRFLPVGSDKEVESDFQLIAGTNRDLQAEVERGRFREDLLARINLWTFRLPALRERPEDIPPNLVYELDQASQALELRVTMNKEAQEHFLRFATSSEARWSGNFRDLNAAVLRMATLASGGRITREDVDEELTRLRAQWTRGASPASAGAVDLVAEVLGAELATELDRFDRVQLADVIAVCRQARTLSEAGRVLFAQSRARKASTNDADRLKKYLTRFGLDWSDVSGRRSPEAA, via the coding sequence ATGGCGAAGACACAGGCACGCAGGACGGTGGTCATCGGGATGCTCGGGACGACCATCGACCAGGGGCAGGGCCCGAGGCGGTGGGAGCGGTGGCGCCCCACGGTGGCGATGTGTCAGCAGGAGGACCTGTTGGTGGACCGGCTCGAGCTGCTCTATCCGCCCTCAGCGGGGGTGCTGGCCGCGACGGTGACCGAGGACATCCAGCAGGTGTCTCCGGAGACGGAGGTGCGCGGGGCCGTGGTGGACATCCGCGACCCGTGGGACCTGGAGCAGGTCTATGGCGCACTGCTCGACTACGCGCGGAAGTACCCCTTCCAGCCCGAGCAGGAGGACTACTTTGTCCACATCACCACCGGGACGCACATCGCGCAGATCTGCATGTTCCTGCTGGTGGAGAGCCGGCACATCCCCGGCCGGCTGGTGCAGACCTCACCACCCTCGGGCCGGGACAAGGGGCTGGGCGGCGCGGGGGGGCACACGCTCATCGACCTGGACTTGTCGAAGTACGACAAGCTGGCAGCGCGCTTCCAGCAGGAGCAACGCGAGGCCCTCTCCTTCCTGAAGGCGGGCATCGACACGCGCAACCCCGCGTTCAACCGGCTCATCGAGCGCATCGAGCAGGTGGCAATGAGCTCGCGTGCACCGCTGCTCATCACCGGGCCCACGGGGGCGGGCAAGTCCCAGCTCGTGCGGCGCATCTACGCGCTGAAGAAGGCGCGGCGGCAGGTGAGCGGGCCCTTCGTGGATCTCAACTGCGCCACGCTGCGCGGGGATGGAGCCATGTCCGCGCTGTTCGGCCATGTGAAGGGGTCCTTCACGGGAGCGGTGAGCGATCGGCCTGGGCTGCTGCGGCAGGCAAACGGGGGCGTGCTGTTCCTGGACGAGATTGGCGAGTTAGGCGCAGACGAGCAGGCCATGCTGCTGCGAGCGCTGGAGGACAAGCGCTTCCTGCCGGTGGGCTCGGACAAGGAGGTGGAGAGCGACTTCCAGCTCATCGCGGGAACGAACAGGGATTTGCAGGCCGAGGTGGAGCGCGGGCGCTTCCGGGAGGACCTGCTGGCGCGCATCAACCTGTGGACGTTCCGGCTGCCTGCCCTGCGCGAGCGCCCCGAGGACATCCCGCCGAACCTCGTCTACGAGCTGGACCAGGCCTCCCAGGCGCTGGAGCTGCGGGTGACGATGAACAAGGAGGCGCAGGAGCACTTCCTGCGCTTCGCCACCTCATCCGAGGCGCGCTGGAGCGGCAACTTCCGGGACCTGAACGCGGCGGTGCTGCGCATGGCCACGCTGGCCTCGGGTGGGCGGATTACGCGGGAGGACGTGGACGAGGAGCTCACCCGGCTGCGCGCACAGTGGACGAGGGGGGCCTCTCCCGCCTCTGCGGGTGCGGTGGATCTCGTGGCGGAGGTGCTGGGCGCCGAGCTGGCAACGGAGCTGGACCGGTTCGATCGGGTACAGCTCGCGGATGTCATTGCCGTGTGCCGACAGGCCCGCACCTTGTCGGAGGCCGGGCGCGTGCTGTTCGCGCAGTCCCGCGCGCGCAAGGCGAGCACCAATGACGCGGACCGGCTGAAGAAGTACCTCACCCGCTTCGGGTTGGACTGGAGTGACGTCTCAGGCCGGAGATCTCCCGAAGCCGCCTGA
- a CDS encoding sensor histidine kinase, giving the protein MPTWMALAACVALACGALGWLSVTTLRLERAEAQTRAESRVEERVRLALWRMDGRLARLLAQESTRVVSAWEPFYVPLHVFAQEGNAPGPAAARIASPLLYGTPDEVRLHFAFQERGPLRSPQVPVGGQHTLALTAGARSEQLQQYGARLAELQARLDRRVLLQLETGTPSPETVIAAREPSAIEFNRRQMQAIGNAAYLQMPGEAPEDVAPTAQEVQVSPMVPVWMGDELLLVRQVTRERGGVEVQGAWLDWARIQSLLLAEVTDLLPAAVLERVPPGAGDLLERRLASLPVRLIPGALPAAEPPGGSPVIWSLVVAWSALVVALVAVGLLLFGALSLSERRAAFVSAVTHELRTPLTTFRMYAEMLAEGMVTDEAQRRGYYETLQRESNRLAHLVENVLAYARLERKRSPKAAEPLALGGFLRDSLGRSEERAREAGMSLVLELPEALEAAQVRVEPSAAEQVLFNLVDNACKYAHGAEDTRIHVRAERRGSRLAIVVADHGQGVSRTDAKSLFEPFSKSSERAAESGPGVGLGLALSRRLARAMGAELRYEGGQGTGAVFAFLLRTP; this is encoded by the coding sequence ATGCCCACGTGGATGGCGCTGGCGGCCTGCGTGGCGCTGGCGTGCGGGGCGCTGGGGTGGCTGAGTGTCACGACCCTGAGGCTCGAACGGGCGGAGGCGCAGACTCGGGCAGAGAGCCGGGTGGAGGAGCGCGTCCGGCTGGCGCTCTGGCGCATGGATGGGCGGCTCGCGAGGCTCCTGGCGCAGGAGAGCACCCGGGTGGTGAGTGCCTGGGAGCCGTTCTACGTCCCGCTTCATGTGTTCGCTCAGGAGGGGAATGCGCCCGGGCCTGCGGCGGCGCGCATTGCCTCGCCGCTGCTGTACGGGACGCCGGACGAGGTGCGGTTGCACTTCGCCTTCCAGGAGAGGGGACCCCTGCGCTCACCCCAGGTTCCGGTGGGAGGACAGCACACGCTGGCGCTGACTGCGGGCGCCCGGAGCGAGCAGCTCCAGCAGTACGGTGCGCGCCTCGCGGAGCTGCAAGCCCGCCTGGACCGCCGGGTCCTGCTTCAACTCGAGACGGGCACGCCTTCTCCCGAGACGGTCATCGCGGCGCGAGAGCCGAGCGCCATCGAGTTCAACCGGCGGCAGATGCAGGCCATCGGGAACGCAGCCTATCTCCAGATGCCCGGCGAGGCTCCGGAGGACGTGGCGCCCACGGCGCAGGAGGTCCAGGTGTCTCCCATGGTCCCGGTGTGGATGGGGGACGAGCTCCTGTTGGTCCGCCAAGTCACTCGGGAGCGAGGTGGGGTGGAAGTCCAGGGGGCGTGGCTGGACTGGGCGCGGATTCAATCCCTGTTGCTGGCGGAGGTGACGGACTTGCTACCGGCCGCGGTGCTCGAGCGGGTACCCCCTGGCGCGGGAGATCTCCTGGAGCGCCGCCTCGCCTCGCTGCCGGTGCGGCTCATTCCAGGGGCGCTTCCGGCTGCGGAACCTCCCGGGGGCTCTCCTGTCATCTGGAGCCTCGTGGTGGCGTGGAGCGCGCTCGTGGTGGCGCTCGTGGCGGTGGGGCTGCTGTTGTTCGGGGCCCTCTCCTTGAGCGAGCGCCGGGCGGCCTTCGTCTCCGCCGTGACCCACGAGCTGCGCACGCCGCTCACCACCTTCCGGATGTACGCGGAGATGCTGGCCGAGGGCATGGTCACGGACGAGGCGCAGCGCCGAGGCTACTACGAGACGCTGCAGCGGGAGTCCAATCGGCTCGCCCACCTCGTGGAGAACGTGCTCGCGTACGCGAGGCTGGAGCGCAAGCGCTCGCCCAAGGCCGCGGAGCCGTTGGCGCTCGGGGGCTTCCTGCGAGACAGCCTGGGGCGCTCGGAGGAGCGGGCTCGGGAGGCGGGGATGTCTCTGGTGCTGGAGCTCCCGGAAGCGCTCGAAGCCGCTCAGGTGCGCGTGGAGCCTTCCGCCGCGGAGCAGGTGCTCTTCAACCTCGTGGACAACGCGTGCAAGTACGCGCACGGCGCGGAAGACACGCGCATTCATGTCCGCGCCGAGCGCCGGGGTTCACGCCTCGCCATCGTCGTGGCCGATCATGGGCAAGGAGTCTCGCGCACGGATGCGAAGAGCCTCTTCGAGCCCTTCTCGAAGTCCTCCGAGCGCGCGGCGGAGTCCGGGCCCGGAGTCGGGCTGGGGCTGGCATTGAGCCGCCGGCTCGCCCGGGCCATGGGCGCGGAACTCCGGTACGAGGGGGGCCAGGGAACGGGCGCCGTCTTCGCGTTTCTCCTCCGCACCCCGTGA
- a CDS encoding response regulator transcription factor, with product MPARRVLVVEDDPAIRRGVVDALRFQGYVPLEAGTFKDALASATRDSFDLLLLDLVLPGGDGLEVLAEARKARPTLPVIILTARGQEEDRVQGLRRGADDYVVKPFSVKELLARVEAVLRRSAERPLDVEEIRFEGGVADLRKCELRFEDGATELLSEKEIELLRYLSLNRERVVSRDELLQRVWRLPASLARTRTVDMHVARLRDKLRDSAEEPRILLTVRGKGYRFASRGPG from the coding sequence ATGCCTGCCCGTCGCGTACTCGTGGTGGAGGACGACCCGGCCATCCGCCGGGGCGTGGTGGATGCGCTCCGGTTCCAGGGCTACGTGCCGCTGGAGGCGGGGACCTTCAAGGACGCGCTCGCCAGCGCCACGCGGGACAGCTTCGACCTGTTGTTGCTCGATCTGGTGCTGCCGGGAGGAGACGGGCTGGAGGTGCTGGCCGAGGCCCGCAAGGCCCGGCCCACGCTGCCCGTCATCATCCTGACGGCGCGGGGACAGGAGGAGGACCGGGTGCAGGGGCTTCGGCGGGGCGCGGACGACTACGTGGTGAAGCCGTTCAGCGTGAAGGAGCTGCTGGCCCGGGTGGAGGCGGTGCTGCGGCGGAGCGCGGAGCGGCCGCTGGATGTGGAGGAGATCCGGTTCGAGGGAGGCGTGGCGGACCTGCGCAAGTGCGAGCTGCGGTTCGAGGATGGCGCGACGGAGTTGCTGTCCGAGAAGGAGATCGAGCTGCTGCGCTACCTCTCGCTGAACCGGGAGCGCGTGGTGTCGCGGGATGAGCTGCTGCAGCGGGTGTGGCGCCTGCCCGCGAGCCTGGCGCGGACGAGGACGGTGGACATGCACGTGGCGCGGCTGCGCGACAAGCTGCGAGACAGTGCGGAGGAGCCGCGGATTTTGCTGACGGTGAGGGGCAAGGGGTACCGCTTCGCGAGCAGGGGGCCGGGGTGA
- a CDS encoding metallophosphoesterase family protein — translation MGNPNVTSTAAPRLLARDLFSDPSANMRGASGDVRSVWNAFASQFRWVAGVAGNHDTFGTSRERERFLQQPGLYLMDGEVHEVDGLRLGGVSGIIGRTDKPGRRAEADQLKRIQGVLRQEPEVLVLHEGPDFPPGDLRDNSAIREAVEAREELLVVCVLNVDARAVLLVKA, via the coding sequence GTGGGTAACCCGAACGTAACGAGCACGGCCGCTCCCAGACTGCTCGCGAGGGACCTCTTCTCGGATCCGAGCGCGAATATGCGCGGCGCCTCGGGGGATGTGAGAAGCGTCTGGAACGCTTTCGCTTCCCAGTTCCGCTGGGTGGCGGGCGTGGCGGGCAACCACGACACCTTCGGCACGTCTCGCGAGCGCGAACGGTTCCTCCAGCAGCCCGGCCTCTACCTGATGGACGGCGAGGTGCATGAGGTGGATGGGCTTCGGCTCGGCGGCGTCAGCGGCATCATTGGCCGGACGGACAAGCCAGGGCGGCGCGCCGAAGCGGATCAACTGAAGCGCATCCAGGGCGTGCTGCGCCAGGAGCCAGAGGTCCTCGTCCTGCACGAAGGCCCCGACTTTCCTCCAGGGGACCTCCGAGACAACTCCGCCATTCGTGAAGCCGTCGAAGCACGGGAAGAACTGCTCGTCGTCTGTGTGCTCAACGTCGACGCTCGCGCCGTGCTCCTGGTCAAGGCCTGA
- a CDS encoding GNAT family N-acetyltransferase codes for MAMPLEMETERLILRQFRESDLDAFAEICADPEVMRFIGEFKPLDRAGTWRVIATHLGHWQLRGYGMWAVEEKASGKLIGRVGLWKPEGWPELEVGWMLHRACWGRGFASEAGRASINAAFRVLGVDHLISVIHPENALSIRVAERLGETFERTWAFHGLELRIYGLHRSKASNAVRP; via the coding sequence ATGGCGATGCCGCTGGAAATGGAGACGGAGCGTCTCATCCTCCGGCAGTTCCGGGAGTCGGATCTCGACGCGTTCGCGGAGATCTGCGCGGACCCGGAGGTGATGCGCTTCATCGGCGAGTTCAAGCCGCTGGACCGGGCGGGAACGTGGCGTGTCATCGCCACCCACTTGGGGCACTGGCAGCTCCGGGGCTACGGCATGTGGGCCGTCGAGGAGAAGGCCTCGGGGAAGCTGATCGGCCGGGTGGGGCTCTGGAAGCCCGAGGGATGGCCAGAGCTCGAAGTGGGATGGATGCTGCACCGGGCGTGCTGGGGACGGGGCTTCGCGAGCGAGGCAGGCCGAGCCTCCATCAACGCCGCGTTTCGAGTCCTGGGCGTGGACCACCTCATCAGCGTCATTCACCCGGAGAACGCTCTCTCCATCCGCGTCGCCGAGCGGCTGGGCGAGACGTTCGAGCGCACATGGGCGTTCCATGGGCTCGAACTGCGCATCTACGGCCTGCACCGAAGCAAAGCCAGCAACGCGGTCAGGCCTTGA
- a CDS encoding sensor histidine kinase, whose amino-acid sequence MGPLFAYSLVPVLSVALLLCFTASLRARNARGLALYCLTVAAWSGTLLMLCMPRTAWLGERLVSVGTFTAAGFLHAAYNVTGQRSYRLVVFAYFVALGLTVLGVVEPNVLYGPLAMTRGPLFWPAMGLAVVAMTVPLVHLVREYRVAPPERRPLMRGVGIAGVLTYLGGITNATLLSGGYALPFGMYLVLGGLLVLAQVIGGLQAESERRLLERSLLYSALAAVLSAGFLFGVLTLMAGSGEPYLREYRVGAFFLLALAALAFEPVRQGFQEWLGRRLIKGRAAASELAEELVKQEERADQAARLAELGQFTSAVAHEVRNPLGVLGAHLKLLERKGTDPEAIAAMREQIDRASHFVGELLRYGRPRPLELRKVDLRATVALAYSTARQGLGALAPEVVFEQPDGEAIELEADQAQLSQVLVVLFENALLALREVPSQKLRVTCSQEGERVRVVVEDNGPGIAPELLPRLFQPFVTGRKREGPRPGTGLGLAIARGIVERHSGRITAGRAETGGARFDVELPKAQTVMAVAARD is encoded by the coding sequence ATGGGGCCCCTCTTCGCCTACAGCCTCGTGCCAGTGCTCTCGGTGGCGCTGCTGCTGTGCTTCACCGCCTCGCTGCGTGCGCGGAACGCGCGAGGGCTGGCCTTGTACTGCCTGACGGTGGCGGCCTGGAGCGGCACGCTGCTGATGCTGTGCATGCCGCGCACGGCGTGGCTGGGCGAGCGCCTCGTGTCAGTGGGAACGTTCACGGCCGCGGGCTTTCTCCACGCGGCGTACAACGTGACGGGGCAGCGCTCGTACCGGCTGGTGGTCTTCGCGTACTTCGTGGCGCTGGGGCTCACGGTGCTGGGCGTGGTGGAGCCCAATGTCCTCTACGGGCCGTTGGCGATGACCCGAGGCCCCCTGTTTTGGCCGGCGATGGGCCTGGCGGTGGTGGCGATGACGGTGCCGCTGGTGCACCTGGTGCGCGAGTACCGGGTGGCACCTCCCGAGCGGCGGCCCTTGATGCGAGGAGTGGGCATCGCCGGGGTGCTCACCTACTTGGGAGGCATCACGAACGCGACGTTGCTCTCGGGAGGGTACGCGCTGCCGTTCGGCATGTACCTGGTGTTGGGCGGGCTGCTGGTGTTGGCGCAGGTGATTGGCGGGCTCCAGGCGGAGAGTGAGCGGCGGCTGCTGGAGCGCAGCCTGTTGTACTCGGCGCTGGCGGCGGTGCTGTCAGCGGGGTTCCTGTTCGGGGTGTTGACGCTGATGGCGGGGAGCGGAGAGCCCTACCTCAGGGAGTACCGGGTGGGAGCGTTCTTCCTGCTGGCGCTGGCGGCGTTGGCCTTCGAGCCGGTGCGGCAAGGCTTCCAGGAGTGGCTCGGCCGGCGGCTGATCAAGGGCCGCGCGGCGGCGAGCGAGCTGGCCGAGGAGCTGGTGAAGCAGGAGGAGCGGGCGGACCAGGCGGCGCGGCTGGCGGAGCTGGGACAGTTCACGTCGGCGGTGGCCCACGAGGTGCGCAACCCGCTGGGGGTGCTTGGGGCGCACCTGAAGCTGCTGGAGCGCAAGGGGACGGATCCCGAGGCCATCGCGGCGATGAGAGAGCAGATTGATCGAGCGAGCCACTTCGTGGGCGAGCTCCTCCGCTACGGCCGCCCGAGGCCGCTGGAGCTGCGCAAGGTGGATCTGCGGGCCACGGTGGCGCTGGCGTACTCGACAGCGCGGCAGGGACTGGGAGCGTTGGCGCCGGAGGTGGTTTTCGAGCAGCCGGACGGAGAGGCGATCGAGCTGGAAGCAGATCAAGCACAGCTGTCCCAGGTGCTGGTGGTGCTCTTCGAGAACGCATTGCTGGCGCTGCGGGAGGTGCCATCCCAGAAGCTGCGAGTGACGTGCTCCCAGGAGGGAGAACGGGTGCGAGTGGTGGTCGAGGACAATGGGCCGGGCATCGCACCCGAGCTGTTGCCACGCTTGTTCCAGCCGTTCGTGACGGGCCGAAAGCGCGAGGGACCGAGACCGGGGACGGGGCTGGGGCTGGCCATTGCGCGGGGAATCGTGGAGCGGCACAGCGGGCGAATCACCGCCGGGCGCGCGGAAACCGGAGGGGCCCGCTTCGACGTGGAGCTGCCAAAGGCCCAGACGGTGATGGCCGTCGCGGCCCGAGACTGA
- a CDS encoding winged helix-turn-helix domain-containing protein encodes MERDPRQQGYAFARWTCARLAVHLEQHAGVHISLDWGGEVLRRHGFGWPEAVGLLRRIRRRGSPPSESLPLSGISRDGLDQNVRM; translated from the coding sequence ATGGAGAGAGACCCGCGACAGCAGGGCTACGCCTTCGCGCGCTGGACGTGCGCGCGTCTTGCCGTGCACCTCGAGCAGCACGCGGGCGTACACATCAGCCTTGACTGGGGGGGCGAGGTGCTGCGGCGCCATGGCTTCGGCTGGCCTGAGGCCGTCGGCCTGCTGCGCCGCATCCGCAGGCGCGGCAGCCCCCCATCCGAGTCGCTACCCCTGAGCGGCATTAGCCGGGATGGCTTGGACCAGAATGTCCGGATGTGA
- a CDS encoding PD-(D/E)XK nuclease family protein: MLQQRREPELVPNYSLTGDLLSFMRCGLQYRYQNGSALPPSRPVQMWFGEFIHGVMETAYRTWLASHPPFPWPCTPTPYNTSPAPNRAANDIGTIGDLVEATLAAAGKSPRSRNLRESAYERAERAVNEIGPELFPLIRSAEERVIGTRSLTMPQGARARAQMYELHGIMDVLSSVTVTATTNNMICNAVRAAVPNLPAGAEIIVDYKGSRRPALDDEYWTQGDWQLQMYAWLRSRQPGAAPVVAGVLLYINELAPSGISQLQREVNQGRTDVRPLSGSPDDYQLRTWRPGAAVPSFSAAFRLQRAIRIVPITQPSIDAAVGAFDNVVVNIESCVAREAQHGTIVAHWPAGGDDATCDACDFRHFCPSPASARSTQNYLPPAPSAP; encoded by the coding sequence ATGCTTCAACAACGCCGAGAGCCCGAGCTCGTTCCCAACTACTCGCTTACGGGAGATCTGCTCTCATTCATGAGGTGCGGGCTACAGTACCGCTATCAAAACGGCAGCGCTCTACCGCCCTCCCGACCTGTCCAGATGTGGTTCGGCGAGTTCATCCACGGCGTGATGGAGACGGCGTACCGGACCTGGCTAGCCAGCCACCCGCCCTTCCCCTGGCCCTGTACGCCGACTCCCTATAACACCAGCCCAGCTCCGAACCGTGCCGCGAACGATATTGGCACAATCGGGGACCTGGTCGAGGCAACGCTCGCCGCAGCGGGAAAGAGCCCACGAAGCAGGAACTTGCGCGAGTCCGCGTACGAACGGGCCGAGCGGGCGGTCAACGAGATCGGTCCCGAGCTGTTCCCGCTCATCCGTTCCGCGGAGGAGCGGGTCATCGGTACGCGCTCGCTCACCATGCCGCAAGGGGCACGGGCGCGCGCCCAGATGTACGAGCTTCACGGAATCATGGACGTGCTGTCGTCCGTGACGGTGACCGCCACGACGAATAATATGATCTGCAACGCGGTCCGTGCCGCCGTGCCGAACCTGCCTGCTGGCGCTGAGATCATCGTCGACTACAAAGGCTCGCGGCGGCCCGCCCTGGATGATGAGTACTGGACCCAAGGCGACTGGCAATTGCAGATGTACGCCTGGCTCCGGTCCCGGCAGCCGGGCGCCGCTCCTGTCGTGGCGGGAGTTCTGCTCTACATCAACGAGCTCGCTCCGTCGGGAATCAGTCAGCTCCAGCGAGAGGTCAACCAGGGGCGCACGGATGTACGGCCTCTTTCGGGCTCGCCGGACGATTATCAACTGCGGACATGGCGCCCTGGGGCCGCCGTTCCCTCATTCTCGGCGGCCTTCAGGTTGCAGCGGGCGATCCGGATTGTCCCCATCACCCAGCCGAGCATCGATGCCGCCGTTGGCGCTTTCGATAACGTCGTCGTCAACATCGAGTCGTGCGTCGCACGTGAAGCGCAGCACGGGACGATAGTTGCCCACTGGCCTGCCGGTGGAGACGATGCGACGTGCGATGCCTGTGACTTCCGTCACTTCTGTCCTTCGCCTGCATCCGCTCGCTCGACACAGAACTATCTGCCGCCCGCGCCGAGCGCGCCTTAA